GGTCTGCCGCATTACTTGGCGCCCGAGGGAGACGGCGATGCTCAACCACGGACGTCAGAGCCATTGTCGCACGCTCCCTGATATGCGCAACACCGACCACGGGCAACTCAGTTGCGATTGTGGGCCGAGGACCGGCGGACCGGGGGCTTGCtctggcggcctcgtcgcatTTTGATGCGCCTGTCGTCGAAGGCTTTCGGGCCTGTCCTGCCTGGCGTCGCTTTGCGTTGCCTTGCATAGCgttgcggcgcggcggcgcgcctccaccacccagGCTGGTCACCTAATTTCCCATGCAGGCGAGCGAGTgttcgccctcggccgatGGCGGGCCCGACGCAAGCTCCAgggggggcgagcgaggcaTGGCAACGACCATGTGCGGACGCAATCGAGTTCGgtgctgcctgcctacctaaGTAGGTAGGTGTCCTAggtgccctcgccctcgctggcCTGTCGCAGACGGCAACCCGAGGTGCCTCGCGGTGCCTGGATGCGGACGAGCAGGGCACTGGATCGCGCGGGCAGGCGAGACACGACGCTGGGGAAACCCGTGGGCCTCTCCCTAGTGGGTGGGATAGCGTGCGTGCGAGGCCCGCCCCAGGCGGCGACCCGTGGACGCCCGCCCATccgcctgcgtcgccgcagcTGAGGCGACCTGAAGCACCTGGCTGGCACCCTAACACCGGGGGGTGGGTGCCAGTGTGGCCCCccccggccagggcgacgggCCCTTCCACGGCCTTCTTCGACTTGCCCGCGTGGATGCTTGCGTTCGTCGCCCACGACAGGGTTCCTGAACCGAGTCCGCCCCCAATGCATGCGCCAAAAGCCCTGCGTGAGCCCTTCACTCCACTCACACGACAGCGACCCACCCACCACGCACAGCATTGGGCCAGCCCCTTGCTCCAGCCTCCCCGCTTGCATATATCTCAcgtcacgcccgcgcccatTCGCTGCCAGTTGTCCACTTGTCATCAAACAAAATCTCTTTCTTGCATCTGAGCGCCCGGGCCAATTCGCTGACCCGGTCCACTCGACGTTTTATAGTTTGTCGTCGACAACAATTGGACCATCAACGAGTCCTCGCCTCACGAGCCAGACAGCGAGGGCAACATCAACAACTTCCTGACCcaggccgacctcgagcagcCGAGCTTCAGCAGCTCCATCCTCAACACCGTCACTCCCGAGTCCACCACCGTCGCAATGGCTGGAAAGAAGaacaacaagaagaagcagcaacagaaggcccagcaggccgccccTGCTACCAAGCCTGCCGAGACTGCGCCGGCGGAGACCACGGCTGCCGCCCCGGTCGCCGCTGTGGTCCCTGTCGAGgctgcacccgccgccgagcccacggctgccgccgctgttgttGCGCCCGTTGCTGCCGAGAGCAGGGACGATACCGCCACGCCGTCCATTGTGCCCGGCGGCTTCCCTGAGACGCCCGCgaacgaggaggacaagaCGGTCAGCGTCAatcccctgcccgccgcgcccggcgcaGTCAACCCCATCACCCTGGAGCCTGGCGAGAAGATCCCCCAGACCGTTACCGGTCAAGGCCTCAACGACAATGTCAAGCTTGACAAGGAGTCGTACGAGAAGAGTGATGCGTTGCCCGGTGTCGTCGCGACTGACCTGCCGCCCGTTTCCAAGAACACCATCCCCGAGTCTAGCCTTCCCATCACCAGCAACAAGGATGCCACCATCAACACTGTCGGCCCCGgtgccaccaccgctgccctggctggcCAAGTCCCCCTCGAGTCCAAGGATTCCAAGGTCCCAGAGGTCGTCAAGGAGAGCCAGCAGAAAGCTGGCGTCGCCCCCGAGGCCTCAGCTGTCCCTGAGGAGGTCAGGGAGAAGGCTGCAGTGGAGGATGAGCTCAAGAGCAAGGTTCAGGAAGCTCCCGGCACCTCTGAGGGCCacgccggcgttggcgccgaAAAGCAGGAGAACACTGGTCTGatcgccggtgctgctcTCACCACtggtggtgccgttgccgctgcggTCATCGCTGCCAaggacaagctcgtcgaggccgccggccccacCGTCAACGAAGCCGCTGCCTCCGCTACCGATGCTGCCAACAAAAACCTACCGGACTCGGTCAAGGCTCAGCTGCCCGAGGCAGCCCAGAATCATCTGGCAGCGCAGTCCAAGGAGACCACCCGAGAGGAGGTCTCCCCGCAGGTGCCcaccgaggtcaaggagTCTCTTACTGAGGCTGGGAAGAGCCCCGAGGCTGCCGGCAACACCGAGGCTGTTGTCGAGAAGAAGCAGGTCGAAACtgagctgctcaaggaggTCAAGCCGGCGCCAGCCGTGGACGAGACCAAGTCTGCTGCGACCAAGGCGCCCACAACTAAGCccacggagacggcggcgacgcagggCAAGGCTACCGAGGCCAACCCCGAAGCGGCCAAGACCGAGGCGGTCAAGGCTGGTGCCGCCAACGGTACCAACGGCACGGAGACGAAGCCTGCTGAGGCCAGCACACCCGCCTCCAAggaggcgaagaagaagagccgcCTGAGCACCATGTTcagcaagctcaaggagaagctcaagTAAACGCGCCGGAGAGAAAAAACAACGAAGAGACGAGAGGCTGGGAGGCTCCATGTTGAGGTGGTATTTGCGGTAATGGTTTTCCTTTTTGGTTTGTCGAGTGTTACCTGTGTCAAATGATTCCCCCAGATTCTGCGATAGGAGAGAATGGTCAGAGCCGTTGGCCCGTCTCGCGCCAACCATCATATACCTAGGTAATTCATGATCATTTTCGGAGTCGCCCTTTCTTGTTTGAATCAGTACCGGCAACCATGCATACCAGGATGTCGTGGCGTTGGCTGATGTCTCGGGCTGGGCGGTTTGGTGGAAAGATCGTTGTCAAGTAGTTCATCTTCACTACATATATACCGATCAAATGAGAGACCACGCCATGGTGCATGTGGGCACTTGTCTGGTCGTGTGATCATATCGCGCTCCTTGCTGAGCACCGCTAGAGGCGTGTGAGTCGATGCTTTTTTGTCTGCGCCCATTTTAGTTCGTAGCAAGCACGCATATCAACATGCGAATCGGACTTCGGATGTCAGCCACTGAGTCCCAATCCACGACCCCCCCCGCATTGTCTAGCCTCTGCCGTCTTGCCATCCCCACGTGCCGATATCGAATGGTGATGAAGCTGTCCAGGCTATATGCGACATCACGTGGTAGTCGCTGACTAAGGTGACGGAAGGGATGCCATGGGCCAGCAATTCCAAGTGGTTCCTCATCGTCACGATTCGCCCCTCTGACTCGACTGTTGCTATCCACCAGTCCCGGGGTCCGTCCCAAGTTGGACCCCCTCTTGCTCGAAATCACATCCTTTGCTTGCACAATCTTCCTATCATCCAGCGCGTCGTGTTGTGCTTGAGTACTGCACTGCTACTCAAGGTTTCTGCTCACGCCGTTCATTCATCCCTGCTTCCGCTCGCTCGGTCCCTTCCCGTGAACCCGGCCCGTGCCCCCGCCTGTGGCATGGTGACCGTTGAGGTTCCTGCCCATTGATTAACGGGTTGGCCGAGATAGTCCCGTTCATCTCGCGTCCGCCATCGAGAGACAAGCGACACGCGCCACGGTTCTGGCATCGGCCATGAGTTCATCGAACTCGACTGTGGGCAAGTCCCTGCCAGCAACCTCGAATCACGCCTCGTCGAACCCAGCGGGACCCTCGACCACGAGCTTCGAATCCACGCGTCGACCTGCACAGATCGGAACGTCATCGCCCcagccgatgccgaggaagGGGCAGGCCTCCAGAAAGCAACACAAGAACCAGCGACGACCGAGTGGCGGGCTGAGGGTGAAcagcgccctcgacgactaTGACCACATGGCGGAAATGCGGGCAGTCAGGAATCCGTCCAGCCGCCGTGGCCAGACCTCCATTACGCACCTGCTGAACTACACGGCTCCGAGAGCGTACCAGGATCATggccatcatcttcatcatccGAGATCGTTCCGTAGGAACCCGACCTGGGGTCCTGGCTCAGGCTACCAtgccgccgacaaggcgcGATACGTCCATGCCAACTACCGTTTCGTCGTCTCGCCAGACGGTGTGTACAAAACACATGCGGCCGATGCAGACCTGTACCTGGAATGGACCAACATTCTGCAAGTCATCGCATCTCCCGAGTCCCAGTCAGCTTCGTGTCCGATCTGCCTCTCCGAACCGGTGGCACCGCGCATGGCCAAGTGTGGGCACATTTTCTGCCTCTCCTGCTTGATTCGATTCATGAACTcgtcgagcgacgacgatgtaAAGTCGGGTAAAGGCGCTCGGTGGAAGAGGTGCCCGATATGCGAGGACACCATCTACTTGCACGAGGTGCGGCCTGTGCGCTTCCATGCCGGCCAAGAAACACCTCTGCCCAacgtcggcgatgatgtgGTTCTGCGACTTATGGCGCGGAAGGGCAACTCGACCTTGGCTCTACCCTGGGAAGGAGGGGCGGAGGTTTTGAACGCCGGAGACGACGTCCCCTGGCACTTTGCTGCTAACGTCCTGGACTATGCACGCATAATGAAGGGCACAACGGAGTATATGCACGGACAGTTCGATGAGGAAATCACTGCGTTGACAGAGCAGGAAAGAGAAGACGAGCTTCTGTTTGGCCAAGACAACGAGTGGACTCAAAAGGCTATCAAGGCCATCTCCCAGGCCAAGGAGCGGACGGAGGGCCTCGCCAATCCCGAGGCTGCGATATCGATGCCAGGCCCAAACCCGTCAAAACAACCCGCCGAGGCAGATTTTTACTTTTTCAGCTCACCGCCTCATCTGTATCTGTCGCCGCTGGACATCCGGATCCTCAAGACAAAGTACGGCGCCTTCTCTAACTTTCCGTCGACTCTGCTGCCGAGAATCGAACATATTTCCACAGGACACGTCGTGGACGATGCGTTGCGTAAGCGTGCCAAGTATCTCGGCCACCTTCCGCGCGGTTGCGTCATCAGCTTTCTAGAGTGCGACTGGACCGACATTGTTCCCGCGGAGACGCTGGCATCATTTAATGGGGAGATCGAACGGCGTCGCAAGCGCAATCGTGACAAGGCAGCTCAAGAGGAGCGTGAGCGCCAGCAGGCGGAGCGCATTGAGGCCGCGGACCTCCGACGAACGCTCGGTACGCCGAGGACGATTGAGCCAGTGGAAGAGCACATTTCGAAGCTGGACATTTCGGAATTTCAGCCACTATCCGCACATACTGGCACGACACCTCCCGACCCCCGCCCTGGATTTGAGACGCTggcgtccatgtcgaccAGTCCATCCACACAGCGAACCGTCTGGGGAACTCGTGCGCTGGCTGCGTCGCCTGAGCTGGAGCCAACACAGCCCAACGTGGACGATGGGTggctcaaggacgaggagctaTTGGGCACTGCCGAGCTGGCGATGCAGCTCGAAGCCATTGACGCCGTAGAGCACGCTGCCGCTAGCGGAGGAGCAAGCGTTGCCGGtaacggcggtggcggcaaaaagggcaagaagaagaagcagaagatCACGCTTATGAGCACTGGCGGCAGGAGGGGGAACTGAGCGATTTAGAAGAACGCGACATAGATGTTCAGACAGCGATCTTGAGTGGGCATTTCGCTTCAACTTTGACTCCGGGTTTGAGACCTCGAGGTTAGTGTGCTGCAGCAGACGGGGGCCTCGGGAATGCGATGGCAGTCAACATGAAGTGAGCGCGCACGCCATTCTGGGTTCTTGATTGTAAGCAGCTTAATCATGTACAATGCGCAGCGCTCATTTATTGGGAAGCCATTGAGATGCCCATGGCAGTGTGTTACTACGAAGGTCGAAGTATGAATTCCGCTTCCGGACACGCAAGAAGTGATGCAGAAACAAACTACTCAACGTCAAATATTCGGTGATAATAAAAGGATAACAGGAAACACAGACTTGCTATAAGTTGCTGGATATATGAAGTACCATGGGCAAAATGTCCTGCCCGGTGTCGATGTAATCCGATTGCGTCGGATGCCTCGATGGACCAGGCGGGGCGAAGACGGTGGACGTGGTGGAGCGTAAAAGGCGGTGGGCCAAAATTTTTCCCACAGTCGCGGCAGAAAAAGCATCAGCAATTCAGCCCCCGACTGAGCTGCAGTTCTTCGTACGCttccgccgccacgacaaGAGTTCACGACAGGACGCACCTCCCTCTCTTCACGGCATAGCATGGCCGCGGTGGCATCGCCGACActgacgtcgacgtcgcacACGCTCACAGCACTGCCGCCGGGCATGGCGCCCGCCACGACAAACTCGACGCCGAATGGCGAGACgcacctgctgctggaggcgctgcgaCCGGCGAACCGGCATGGATtcctgcagccgcagccggcgATACCGGCCGAGTCGCTGAGGCTGGTCAAGGACACGCTCGAGGGCTTCGCGgcgcaggtcggcgaggagcaggagcggcGACTCAAGGAGAGCAGGAAGCGCaagcgggctggcggcgacaagggccGCGACGAAATCGACGTCCTGAAGCTGCGCAAGGTGTACGTGGACGGATTCGAGACGGGTCAGGTGTGGcagcaggccaagaagatTATTGGCGGCGTGTTGGACTTTTCCGAGGGCgtgctggacgagctggaggaggccaaCGAGATTGCCGTTGACGCTCAAGGCGAAGGTGAAGCCGAGCCCAAGAGCATTACGTTCGGAGAGGATGGGTTCGAGGTCGACTctggcgaggacgaagatgAAGAGGAGTCGGGCTCACAACtcgaagaagacgatgaggatgaggaggaatcgggcgacgaggaggatctcgaggcgctcgagggtGAAttggaagacgaggacgaccagGACGCACCAGAGGACCTGGAAGACGACGgagaggacgatgaggatgagaAAGAATACGTCCAAGACCCCCACGGCCTCAACGACGGCTTCTTTTCCATTGACGACTTCAACAAGCAAACACAATGGTTCGAAGACCAAGACACTCGCGGCGATCCCACCACGGATCAAGCCAGCGATGATGAAGCGATCAATTGGGAGGCAGACCCGCTGGCGCCGTCCAAAGGTGATACAAAGTCATCAAAACGAAAATCAGCTGACGatgaggccggcgacgatgatgacgatgatgacgacgaggatggcccAACCTTTGGTGACATGTCTCTTGATGCGCCCGAAggcgagagcgacgaggagggcgtggatgaggacctcgaggacgaaTCCGGAGACATGAACGCAAATGAGGTCTACTACAAGGATTtcttcgcgccgccgcctagGAAGAGCAGAGGTGACAGGCCCAGAAAGTCGGTCAAGTTCGACGCACCCGCACAGGCGccagccgaggaggacgtcgagcgagccatggccgacgtccgccgcgacctcttcgacgacgagtccGACGTGGAGGGCTCAGAAGACGACCTCTCCGAGGTGGACGCAGGCGACCCCAAGTCGCGCCGGTCGGCgctcgagcggcggcaggccaagctcgccgaggagatCCGCAAGCTCGAGGCGGCTTCGGTGGCCAAGCGCGAGTGGGCGCtctcgggcgaggcgcaggccgcgGACCGGCCGATGAACTCGCTTCTcgaggaggacctcgacTTCGAACACGTGGGCAAGCCCGTGCCCGTCATCACGCCCGAGGTCagcgagggcatcgaggagctcatcAAGCGCCGCATTCTGGCACAAGAGTTCGACGAGGtgcttcggcggcggcccgacgccgaGTCGGTGCCGCAGGGcactcgccgcggcgcgctggccgagaTTGACGATTCGCGGCCGGAAAAGGGCCTGGCCGAGGTGTACGAAGAGGAGCACATCAAAAAGACCGACCCGGATGCGTACGTGTCCAAGTCGGACGAGAAGCTCCAAcgcgaggagaaggagatcGAGGCCATGTGGCGCGACGTCTCgtcgcgcctcgacgccctctccAGCTGGCACTACAGGCCCAAGCCCGCGGCCCCTGCTatcagcgtcgtcgccgacgtcgccaccatcgccatggaggacgcccagcccgccacCGCGCAGGCTGTCGCCGGCGAGAGCAGCCGCATGGCGCCGCAGGAGGTGTACAAacccggcgccgcggccgccaacggGGACAAGGGTGCCACGCCGAGGGACGAGGTCGTCACCAAGGGCGGCAtgcccctcgcccgcgccgagatGTCGCGCGAGGATCgcacccgtcgccgccgtcgccacaaGGAGCGCGTGCGCaaggccggtggcggcgcgtctgCACCCGCGTCTGCTacccccggcgccgccgccggcaggggAGGTGGGGCCAAGGGCACCGCGACGCGCGCCCAGTCGCAGCGCGAGACAGTCGCGGAGCTCAAGAggggcggcgtcaaggtcatCAACCGCAAGGGCGAAATCACCGACGTGGACGGCAACAAGGCAAAGGCCGCAAAGGCCGCGTCGAGCGGGAGCTACAAGCTGTAAGAGGGCGGAGGTGGAGCAGCCAACGAGTGAGGCGAGGAgggaacgacgacgaggagcaggaagaggaggaggagggcgcgaCGAGCGGTGGCAGAAAAGGCAAGGAGCATGGATacggcatgcatgcattgTATCTGGCGTTGGGGGAGCTGTCTGGCTGTCAgtttggctggctggttttatgttgttgtcgtcgcacTTGTCGCATGCATATACTTCAGATTACTTACTACAAAACACACATTTACTCGATCCGTAAATGAGTGCGCATAAAACTAGGTAGGTATACAAGGTGATTGGTTTGTGATACACGTAGTCAGCACAGCTTGACGGCCTATGCCGgccttccatccatccatccatccaacccATTCCAACGTCGATTCAGTTCACAATGTGCCTGTCCCATGTGGCGATAATTCCTGCCGCCAACCAGACCCGATTCCATCTGCCCGATGCCCGTACAGACTCCGCAACTCCCAGAGCTCAGGAGCTCAAAATAAGGAGGTTTCCCTCTCCCGAGTACAAATCCAAACACACCTCAGGGCGGAAGAGACAGCTCAAGCCTCAGCGGCCGCAccgttgtcgtcgacctTTGCCTTCTTAGGGGACTCGCCACCGTCGGGCAggacgtcgtcctcggcttTTCTCTTGCCGTTGGTGGACGTGGTGACGGGAGCCACGACGGGGGCCGACTCGGGGGCCGCTTCGGActccttg
Above is a genomic segment from Purpureocillium takamizusanense chromosome 2, complete sequence containing:
- the CRP1 gene encoding Cruciform DNA binding protein (EggNog:ENOG503NVKM~COG:G) encodes the protein MGSYTFKWEHPAEEAFVTGTFDNWQKTVKLEKRDGVFQQKVDIAHPLHKIYYKFVVDNNWTINESSPHEPDSEGNINNFLTQADLEQPSFSSSILNTVTPESTTVAMAGKKNNKKKQQQKAQQAAPATKPAETAPAETTAAAPVAAVVPVEAAPAAEPTAAAAVVAPVAAESRDDTATPSIVPGGFPETPANEEDKTVSVNPLPAAPGAVNPITLEPGEKIPQTVTGQGLNDNVKLDKESYEKSDALPGVVATDLPPVSKNTIPESSLPITSNKDATINTVGPGATTAALAGQVPLESKDSKVPEVVKESQQKAGVAPEASAVPEEVREKAAVEDELKSKVQEAPGTSEGHAGVGAEKQENTGLIAGAALTTGGAVAAAVIAAKDKLVEAAGPTVNEAAASATDAANKNLPDSVKAQLPEAAQNHLAAQSKETTREEVSPQVPTEVKESLTEAGKSPEAAGNTEAVVEKKQVETELLKEVKPAPAVDETKSAATKAPTTKPTETAATQGKATEANPEAAKTEAVKAGAANGTNGTETKPAEASTPASKEAKKKSRLSTMFSKLKEKLK
- a CDS encoding Delta(24(24(1)))-sterol reductase (COG:O~EggNog:ENOG503Q3K4), with protein sequence MSSSNSTVGKSLPATSNHASSNPAGPSTTSFESTRRPAQIGTSSPQPMPRKGQASRKQHKNQRRPSGGLRVNSALDDYDHMAEMRAVRNPSSRRGQTSITHLLNYTAPRAYQDHGHHLHHPRSFRRNPTWGPGSGYHAADKARYVHANYRFVVSPDGVYKTHAADADLYLEWTNILQVIASPESQSASCPICLSEPVAPRMAKCGHIFCLSCLIRFMNSSSDDDVKSGKGARWKRCPICEDTIYLHEVRPVRFHAGQETPLPNVGDDVVLRLMARKGNSTLALPWEGGAEVLNAGDDVPWHFAANVLDYARIMKGTTEYMHGQFDEEITALTEQEREDELLFGQDNEWTQKAIKAISQAKERTEGLANPEAAISMPGPNPSKQPAEADFYFFSSPPHLYLSPLDIRILKTKYGAFSNFPSTLLPRIEHISTGHVVDDALRKRAKYLGHLPRGCVISFLECDWTDIVPAETLASFNGEIERRRKRNRDKAAQEERERQQAERIEAADLRRTLGTPRTIEPVEEHISKLDISEFQPLSAHTGTTPPDPRPGFETLASMSTSPSTQRTVWGTRALAASPELEPTQPNVDDGWLKDEELLGTAELAMQLEAIDAVEHAAASGGASVAGNGGGGKKGKKKKQKITLMSTGGRRGN
- the MPP10 gene encoding U3 snoRNP protein (BUSCO:EOG09263ROQ~EggNog:ENOG503NXG1~COG:A), which produces MAAVASPTLTSTSHTLTALPPGMAPATTNSTPNGETHLLLEALRPANRHGFLQPQPAIPAESLRLVKDTLEGFAAQVGEEQERRLKESRKRKRAGGDKGRDEIDVLKLRKVYVDGFETGQVWQQAKKIIGGVLDFSEGVLDELEEANEIAVDAQGEGEAEPKSITFGEDGFEVDSGEDEDEEESGSQLEEDDEDEEESGDEEDLEALEGELEDEDDQDAPEDLEDDGEDDEDEKEYVQDPHGLNDGFFSIDDFNKQTQWFEDQDTRGDPTTDQASDDEAINWEADPLAPSKGDTKSSKRKSADDEAGDDDDDDDDEDGPTFGDMSLDAPEGESDEEGVDEDLEDESGDMNANEVYYKDFFAPPPRKSRGDRPRKSVKFDAPAQAPAEEDVERAMADVRRDLFDDESDVEGSEDDLSEVDAGDPKSRRSALERRQAKLAEEIRKLEAASVAKREWALSGEAQAADRPMNSLLEEDLDFEHVGKPVPVITPEVSEGIEELIKRRILAQEFDEVLRRRPDAESVPQGTRRGALAEIDDSRPEKGLAEVYEEEHIKKTDPDAYVSKSDEKLQREEKEIEAMWRDVSSRLDALSSWHYRPKPAAPAISVVADVATIAMEDAQPATAQAVAGESSRMAPQEVYKPGAAAANGDKGATPRDEVVTKGGMPLARAEMSREDRTRRRRRHKERVRKAGGGASAPASATPGAAAGRGGGAKGTATRAQSQRETVAELKRGGVKVINRKGEITDVDGNKAKAAKAASSGSYKL